From the genome of Phytohabitans rumicis, one region includes:
- a CDS encoding S-methyl-5'-thioadenosine phosphorylase, whose protein sequence is MSPQPEFAVIGGSGLYALLDGATEHVVDTPYGAPSDPITVAEVGGRAVAFLPRHGRDHRHPPHLIPYRANLWALRSLGVRQILAPCAVGGLLPELGPGTFVVPDQLIDRTSGRVQTYYDRGAVHVSFADPYCPAGRDTLLRTATRQGVGAQDGGTMVVVEGPRFSTRAESRWFSAIGGTVVNMTGHPEAVLARELALCYTAIALVTDLDAGVEGGHSVTHEEVFRVFGENTARLRGLLLDAIAALPAERTCPCPHALDGIKLPFELP, encoded by the coding sequence GTGAGCCCACAACCAGAGTTCGCCGTAATTGGTGGTTCCGGCCTCTACGCCTTGCTTGACGGCGCGACAGAGCACGTGGTCGACACGCCGTACGGCGCGCCGTCCGACCCGATCACGGTGGCGGAGGTTGGCGGCCGGGCGGTGGCGTTCCTGCCCCGGCACGGTCGGGATCACCGGCATCCGCCGCACCTGATCCCGTACCGGGCCAACCTGTGGGCGCTCCGCTCCCTCGGCGTACGGCAGATCCTCGCGCCCTGCGCGGTCGGCGGGCTGCTTCCTGAGCTCGGACCAGGCACGTTCGTGGTGCCGGACCAGCTCATCGACCGCACCAGCGGCCGGGTCCAGACCTACTACGACCGGGGTGCGGTGCACGTCTCGTTCGCCGACCCGTACTGCCCGGCCGGGCGGGACACGCTCCTACGTACGGCCACGCGGCAGGGCGTCGGGGCGCAGGACGGCGGCACGATGGTGGTCGTCGAGGGCCCGCGCTTCTCGACCCGGGCGGAGTCGCGGTGGTTCAGCGCCATCGGCGGCACTGTCGTAAACATGACAGGCCACCCGGAGGCGGTACTGGCCCGCGAACTGGCCCTCTGCTACACCGCCATCGCGCTCGTCACCGACCTGGACGCCGGCGTCGAGGGTGGCCACAGCGTCACCCATGAGGAGGTCTTCCGGGTCTTCGGGGAAAACACGGCCCGGCTGCGCGGCCTGCTCCTCGACGCCATCGCGGCGCTGCCCGCCGAGCGCACCTGCCCCTGCCCCCACGCCCTCGACGGGATCAAGCTGCCGTTCGAGCTGCCGTGA
- a CDS encoding vWA domain-containing protein — translation MPEQYAVDIVLCIDVTGSMSPVIDTVKKGALSFHQRFVDAMTAKEKSVGRLRLRVVAYRDFAADRNNPIELSDFWTVPEETDQFKRFVKGLRADGGGDEPESGLEALALAINSEWEREAERRRHVIVLFTDASAHPLGVGAGAAKYPRGLPTDLGELSALWASGAVDRGAKRLLLFAPDVEPWKTIAGTWSNTLHSASTAGTGLRDVELDEIIGVIAGSV, via the coding sequence GTGCCAGAGCAGTACGCCGTTGACATCGTCCTGTGCATCGACGTGACCGGCAGCATGTCGCCGGTCATCGACACGGTCAAGAAGGGTGCGCTGTCGTTCCACCAGCGGTTCGTGGACGCAATGACCGCCAAGGAGAAGTCGGTGGGGAGGCTGCGACTGCGAGTGGTCGCGTACCGCGACTTCGCGGCCGACCGGAACAACCCGATCGAGCTGTCCGACTTCTGGACCGTCCCGGAGGAGACCGATCAGTTCAAGCGCTTCGTCAAGGGGCTGCGGGCGGACGGCGGGGGCGACGAGCCGGAGTCCGGCCTGGAGGCGCTGGCCCTGGCGATCAACTCCGAGTGGGAACGGGAGGCGGAACGCCGGCGGCACGTCATCGTCCTGTTCACGGACGCGTCCGCGCACCCGCTCGGCGTGGGGGCGGGGGCGGCGAAGTACCCGCGCGGACTCCCGACCGACCTGGGCGAGCTCTCCGCTCTGTGGGCCTCGGGCGCGGTGGACCGGGGCGCCAAGCGGCTGCTGCTCTTCGCCCCCGATGTCGAGCCGTGGAAGACGATCGCCGGGACCTGGAGCAACACCCTCCATTCGGCCTCCACGGCCGGCACCGGACTGCGTGACGTCGAGCTTGACGAGATCATCGGGGTCATCGCCGGCAGCGTCTGA
- a CDS encoding RusA family crossover junction endodeoxyribonuclease: protein MTTVDPILDIRVIGTPRPKGSLKPFIAGNGKPRVREQLEGSGDWRQDVITAAHEAIRCCDDPTCSKLRDGYPFTGECTVVIKLGFRRPKARRAYPHTRTTGDADKHARNVLDALQDAGVIKDDAAVIDLVVAKRYVDGAPGARITVYAGATDFLGEPVTPAAPPAPAPKPDRPPDLFDQPPTDWWAGITPAKAPSTEESP, encoded by the coding sequence GTGACCACAGTGGACCCGATCCTCGACATCCGCGTCATCGGCACCCCACGGCCGAAAGGCAGCCTGAAGCCGTTCATCGCCGGCAACGGCAAGCCCCGCGTACGCGAGCAGCTCGAAGGCTCCGGCGACTGGCGACAAGACGTCATCACCGCCGCACACGAGGCGATCCGCTGCTGCGACGACCCCACCTGCAGCAAGCTTCGCGACGGCTACCCGTTCACCGGGGAATGCACCGTCGTCATCAAGCTCGGCTTCCGCCGGCCGAAGGCGCGGCGGGCGTACCCGCACACCCGCACCACCGGCGACGCGGACAAGCACGCTCGGAACGTCCTCGACGCGTTGCAGGACGCCGGGGTCATCAAGGACGACGCGGCGGTCATCGACCTGGTGGTCGCCAAGAGGTACGTCGACGGCGCCCCGGGGGCGCGCATCACCGTGTACGCCGGCGCGACCGACTTCCTCGGCGAGCCGGTGACCCCGGCCGCCCCGCCCGCCCCGGCGCCGAAACCTGACCGGCCTCCGGACCTGTTCGACCAGCCACCCACCGACTGGTGGGCCGGAATCACACCCGCGAAAGCACCATCCACAGAGGAGTCACCATGA
- a CDS encoding HK97 family phage prohead protease, with product MRIPDERRTAPVALLEVETSLNYISAVAVPYNDPADIGMFTEDFAPGSMAKSIKEAARSLPLHVFHDDMAAFSPMTIESWPIGVAHEWDDDNNRLRGVWKLDDDVKAQRAARLAKPDEQGRSMLGYMSIRFQPIRSQWTYAEDWNPDLGSAYKDRVTRLEARLVSVALVSTPQYQAAAVEWVRSAEPQRKRESAARELDEWAAYLQQVKAGPLASQKGITRR from the coding sequence GTGAGGATTCCGGACGAGCGGCGCACGGCGCCGGTGGCACTGCTCGAAGTGGAGACGAGCCTGAACTACATCTCCGCCGTCGCGGTGCCGTACAACGACCCGGCCGACATCGGGATGTTTACGGAAGACTTCGCGCCGGGCTCGATGGCGAAGTCCATCAAGGAGGCGGCGCGGTCGCTGCCGCTGCATGTGTTCCACGACGACATGGCGGCGTTCTCGCCGATGACGATCGAGTCGTGGCCGATCGGTGTGGCGCACGAGTGGGACGACGATAACAATCGGCTGCGCGGGGTGTGGAAGCTCGACGACGACGTGAAGGCGCAGCGGGCGGCGCGGCTGGCCAAGCCCGACGAGCAGGGCCGGTCGATGCTGGGGTACATGTCGATCCGGTTCCAGCCGATCAGAAGCCAGTGGACGTACGCGGAAGACTGGAATCCGGACCTGGGTTCGGCGTACAAGGACCGGGTGACCAGGCTTGAGGCCCGGCTGGTGTCGGTCGCGCTGGTGTCCACGCCGCAGTACCAGGCGGCGGCGGTGGAGTGGGTGCGGTCGGCCGAGCCGCAGCGCAAGCGAGAGTCGGCGGCGCGTGAGCTCGACGAGTGGGCCGCGTATCTGCAGCAGGTGAAGGCGGGGCCGCTGGCTTCGCAGAAGGGAATCACACGGAGATGA
- a CDS encoding response regulator transcription factor: protein MRQHVLVVDDDLTVSDVVRRYLERAGFDVTLAADGPQAMIAFERRRPDLVVLDLMLPGLDGLEVCRRMRSRVRDLPVVMLTALGEEADRVVGLELGADDYVTKPFSPRELVLRVRSVLRRAAHAGAPVVLRDGPLVVDVERRVAHLGDQELALTVREFDLLAYLLSHPGRAFKRAELLDAVWGWTFGDHSTVTVHVRRLREKVEADPADPKRIVTVWGVGYRYEPLTAARTAA from the coding sequence ATGAGACAGCACGTGCTCGTCGTCGACGATGACCTGACCGTCAGCGACGTGGTGCGGCGCTACCTGGAGCGCGCCGGGTTCGACGTGACGCTCGCCGCCGACGGGCCACAGGCCATGATCGCCTTCGAACGGCGCCGGCCCGACCTCGTCGTACTCGATTTGATGTTGCCTGGGCTCGACGGCCTGGAGGTGTGCCGGCGGATGCGGTCGCGGGTCCGCGACCTGCCCGTGGTGATGCTGACCGCGCTCGGCGAGGAGGCCGACCGCGTCGTGGGCCTTGAGCTGGGGGCCGACGACTACGTGACCAAGCCGTTCTCGCCGCGGGAGCTGGTCTTGCGAGTGCGGTCCGTGTTGCGGCGGGCTGCGCACGCCGGAGCGCCGGTGGTGCTGCGCGACGGCCCGCTCGTGGTCGATGTGGAACGGCGGGTCGCCCATCTGGGTGACCAAGAGCTTGCTCTGACGGTACGGGAGTTCGACCTGCTCGCCTACCTGTTGAGCCACCCGGGGCGGGCGTTCAAGCGGGCGGAGTTGCTGGACGCGGTGTGGGGCTGGACGTTCGGCGACCACTCCACCGTTACCGTCCACGTGCGACGGTTGCGGGAGAAGGTCGAGGCCGACCCCGCCGACCCGAAACGGATCGTGACGGTGTGGGGCGTGGGCTACCGGTACGAGCCGCTCACGGCAGCTCGAACGGCAGCTTGA
- a CDS encoding acetyltransferase has protein sequence MTDDTAQTPFAEWCILELLGHRRLAGHVQEVQLAGAGFLRLDIPAAGDDPGRTQYVAPGSVYALHPVDEQTARRAAEAWRPPPVQRWELPAAVLPPGDDPEWETR, from the coding sequence ATGACTGACGACACCGCGCAGACCCCGTTCGCCGAGTGGTGCATCCTCGAACTCCTCGGCCACCGCCGCCTCGCCGGCCACGTCCAAGAGGTCCAGCTCGCCGGCGCCGGGTTCCTCCGCCTCGACATCCCGGCCGCCGGCGACGACCCCGGCCGCACCCAGTACGTCGCGCCCGGCTCGGTGTACGCCTTGCACCCGGTCGACGAGCAGACGGCGCGGCGCGCCGCTGAGGCGTGGCGGCCGCCGCCGGTGCAGCGCTGGGAGCTGCCCGCCGCCGTCCTGCCCCCGGGCGATGACCCCGAATGGGAGACCCGCTGA
- a CDS encoding phage portal protein, translating into MVSGQLWPPVIDPATLTRQVWDVDTARSLPGVGRALQLYGGLISQCPLDQYRGDELIKPRPPLLQLPDVNLRARSTFSRVHVEDYLLHGNAVHLVTARTSTGAVRGVRWFPAWMWFVADPTSTRDGGVDYYLNGREVPRDDVVHVQRGAAEHQPWRGVGVVEEHLKTLNRAGLEEAAESKNLSGGGVPSVVIVAPQTEISPDEAEDAKDTWEEKFDGPGRRPAIVPNGTEVIPLGWSPVDGQMIEARKMSLVDVANAFNLDPYWLGAEGSSHTYKSPGPMFLTLLRTSLDPVMQDLELVWSLLWLPPTGRSVRFDRLALTRDDFATEVQIGTQAVAAGLITREEWRVRQGLPVKPEFGVLKAPAPAPPVPAGPPSLQVIPGGAEDEDQEVTG; encoded by the coding sequence ATGGTCTCTGGGCAGCTGTGGCCGCCGGTCATCGACCCGGCCACCCTCACACGGCAGGTGTGGGATGTGGACACGGCCCGGTCGCTGCCGGGCGTAGGTAGGGCGCTGCAGCTGTACGGCGGGCTGATCTCGCAGTGCCCGCTTGACCAGTACCGCGGCGATGAGCTGATCAAGCCGCGGCCGCCGCTGCTGCAGCTGCCCGACGTGAACCTGCGGGCCCGGTCGACGTTCAGCCGGGTGCACGTCGAGGACTACCTGTTGCACGGCAACGCGGTGCACCTGGTGACCGCACGCACCTCGACCGGCGCGGTACGCGGCGTGCGGTGGTTCCCGGCGTGGATGTGGTTCGTCGCCGACCCGACCTCGACCCGGGACGGCGGCGTCGACTACTACCTGAACGGCCGCGAGGTGCCCCGGGACGACGTGGTCCATGTGCAGCGCGGCGCCGCCGAGCACCAGCCGTGGCGCGGTGTCGGGGTCGTCGAGGAGCACCTGAAGACGTTGAACCGGGCCGGCCTGGAGGAGGCGGCCGAGTCCAAGAACCTGTCCGGCGGCGGGGTGCCGTCGGTGGTGATCGTCGCGCCGCAGACCGAGATCAGCCCGGATGAGGCCGAGGACGCCAAGGACACCTGGGAAGAGAAGTTCGATGGCCCGGGCCGGCGGCCGGCGATCGTGCCGAACGGCACCGAGGTCATCCCGCTGGGCTGGTCGCCGGTCGACGGGCAGATGATCGAGGCGCGGAAGATGTCGCTCGTCGACGTCGCGAACGCGTTCAACCTCGACCCGTACTGGCTCGGCGCGGAGGGCAGCAGCCACACGTACAAGAGCCCCGGCCCGATGTTCCTCACGCTGCTGCGGACGTCGCTTGATCCGGTCATGCAGGATCTCGAGCTGGTGTGGTCGCTGCTGTGGCTGCCGCCGACGGGCCGGTCGGTGCGGTTCGACCGGCTGGCGCTGACCCGCGACGACTTCGCCACCGAGGTGCAGATCGGCACCCAGGCGGTCGCGGCCGGGCTCATCACCCGCGAGGAGTGGCGTGTTCGGCAGGGCCTGCCGGTCAAGCCGGAGTTCGGCGTGCTGAAGGCGCCGGCGCCGGCGCCGCCCGTCCCGGCGGGGCCGCCGTCGCTGCAGGTGATCCCCGGCGGCGCCGAGGACGAAGACCAGGAGGTGACCGGGTGA
- a CDS encoding ERF family protein, which produces MTAPTPGLANLAAALAKVQAELPKLDRDRTVTVEPKDPKKAPYSYSYVTLANLSDAILPRLAQHGLSFAAMPGAGADGKMCLRYQLLHESGESLSGEFPISGEGGIQMIGGRITYARRYCLAAIVGVAADEDDEARLADAEGPRTAQRAAARPRQQAAAEPAGDGQPAESAPAPAPATARRAAQRPRQSVRPPLPGEEDPDGKVGQDQHRQMHALWKDVGFGGDENREQRLAITARILGLEELDSSATLTRGQGDQVIEALKAKKAKKAEQQGGGEPS; this is translated from the coding sequence GTGACCGCGCCGACCCCCGGCCTGGCGAACCTCGCGGCCGCGCTGGCGAAGGTGCAGGCCGAGCTGCCCAAGCTCGACCGCGACCGCACCGTCACCGTCGAGCCGAAAGACCCGAAGAAGGCGCCGTACAGCTACAGCTACGTGACGCTGGCCAACCTGTCCGACGCCATCCTGCCGCGGCTCGCCCAGCACGGCCTGTCGTTCGCGGCCATGCCCGGCGCTGGCGCCGACGGGAAGATGTGCCTGCGCTACCAGCTGCTGCACGAGTCCGGCGAGTCGCTGTCCGGTGAGTTCCCGATCTCCGGTGAGGGCGGGATCCAGATGATCGGCGGGCGGATCACGTACGCCCGCCGGTACTGCCTCGCCGCGATCGTGGGTGTGGCCGCCGACGAGGACGACGAGGCGCGGCTGGCCGACGCGGAGGGTCCGCGGACGGCTCAGCGTGCGGCCGCCCGGCCGCGGCAGCAGGCCGCCGCCGAGCCGGCCGGCGACGGCCAGCCCGCCGAGAGTGCGCCTGCGCCTGCACCTGCTACGGCGCGGCGGGCGGCTCAGCGGCCGCGGCAGTCCGTCCGGCCGCCTCTGCCCGGCGAGGAGGACCCGGACGGCAAGGTCGGGCAGGACCAGCACCGGCAGATGCACGCCCTGTGGAAGGACGTCGGCTTCGGCGGCGATGAGAACCGGGAGCAGCGGCTGGCCATCACCGCTCGGATCCTCGGCCTTGAGGAGTTGGACAGCAGCGCGACGCTGACGCGCGGGCAGGGCGACCAGGTGATCGAGGCGCTGAAGGCCAAGAAGGCCAAGAAGGCCGAGCAGCAGGGCGGCGGTGAGCCGTCGTGA
- a CDS encoding terminase, whose translation MTVLAESPSILGRTEPRLWTPPLRELTPATSYGFAVIDFARDVLEMPLDPWQEWAVIHGGEMLDDGRPRFRTLLVLVARQNGKTHLLTVLALFWMFVEKWPLTLGMSTMLEYARESWDQARTIAEDVDELAAQLPRNAVKEGNNDVRLLTTHGTRYKIAAANRRGGRSLRIDRLIIDELREHATWVAWNAATNAMNARPKGQAWCITNMGDDTAAVLNALRKAALDFLETGEGDPRLGLMEWSGPEGCEADDVDALAQANPNVGRRQHWDDLLGPARRARRAGGEEEAGFRAEVLCQRVPLLNPAIDPGDWKGCLDVGALDDVRGRLAACIDLSPDGTHATLAVAAVLDDDRVRVETVQEWTGPAAAAALERDLPRWVTRVKPQVLGWFPNGPAAAVAAKVADRRKDGVVSWPPPRVKVTEIRGETAAVCMGFVKEAKARTLAHSGQAMPDAQVSGAEKLRRGDAWVFTRTGGGNVDAVYAMAGAAHLARTLPSDLGRFKIR comes from the coding sequence GTGACCGTCCTCGCCGAAAGCCCGTCGATCCTCGGCCGCACTGAGCCGCGGTTGTGGACGCCGCCGCTGCGTGAGCTGACGCCGGCGACGTCATACGGCTTCGCGGTGATCGACTTCGCGCGGGACGTGCTGGAGATGCCGCTTGACCCGTGGCAGGAGTGGGCGGTGATCCACGGCGGGGAGATGCTCGACGACGGGCGGCCCCGGTTCCGGACGCTGCTCGTGCTGGTCGCCAGGCAGAACGGCAAGACGCACCTGCTGACCGTGCTGGCGCTCTTCTGGATGTTCGTGGAGAAGTGGCCGCTCACGCTCGGCATGTCGACGATGCTGGAGTACGCCCGGGAGTCGTGGGACCAGGCGCGGACGATCGCGGAGGACGTCGACGAGCTGGCCGCCCAGTTGCCGCGGAACGCGGTGAAGGAGGGCAACAACGACGTCCGGTTGCTGACGACGCACGGCACCCGGTACAAGATCGCGGCGGCGAACCGGCGGGGTGGCCGGTCGCTGCGGATCGATCGGCTGATCATCGACGAGCTGCGCGAGCATGCGACGTGGGTGGCGTGGAACGCGGCGACTAACGCGATGAACGCCCGGCCGAAGGGTCAGGCGTGGTGCATCACGAACATGGGCGACGATACGGCCGCCGTGCTTAACGCGCTGCGCAAGGCGGCGCTGGACTTCCTGGAGACGGGCGAGGGTGACCCGCGGCTCGGGCTAATGGAGTGGTCCGGGCCGGAGGGCTGCGAGGCCGACGACGTCGACGCGCTCGCGCAGGCGAACCCGAACGTCGGCCGCCGGCAGCACTGGGACGACCTGCTCGGCCCGGCCCGGCGGGCGAGACGGGCCGGCGGTGAGGAAGAGGCCGGATTCCGGGCCGAGGTGCTGTGTCAGCGGGTGCCGCTGCTGAACCCGGCGATCGACCCCGGCGACTGGAAGGGGTGCCTCGACGTCGGCGCCCTGGACGACGTCCGGGGGCGGCTGGCCGCGTGCATCGACCTCAGCCCGGACGGGACGCACGCGACGCTCGCGGTGGCCGCGGTCCTCGATGACGATCGGGTGCGGGTGGAGACCGTGCAGGAGTGGACTGGGCCGGCCGCGGCCGCGGCGCTGGAGCGGGACCTGCCGCGCTGGGTGACGCGGGTGAAGCCGCAGGTGCTGGGCTGGTTCCCGAACGGGCCGGCGGCGGCGGTGGCCGCGAAGGTCGCCGACCGGCGTAAGGATGGGGTGGTCAGCTGGCCGCCGCCGCGGGTGAAGGTGACCGAGATCCGCGGTGAGACCGCCGCGGTGTGCATGGGGTTCGTCAAGGAGGCGAAGGCGCGGACGTTGGCGCACTCCGGTCAGGCGATGCCCGACGCGCAAGTCAGCGGGGCCGAGAAGCTGAGGCGCGGCGACGCGTGGGTGTTCACTAGGACCGGCGGCGGCAACGTCGACGCGGTGTACGCGATGGCCGGTGCGGCACACCTGGCGCGCACGCTCCCATCTGACCTCGGTCGATTTAAGATCAGGTGA
- a CDS encoding helix-turn-helix domain-containing protein codes for MTAPNLDPIAVQLRAERKRRNLSLPRAAELVGLEAVVIGSYERGDRTPPLDRLRQWVEGLNHRLLAVPTSPTAEGALRVEFGVAYADRVIPCESEDSAVELRRGLTGLAVVVARAVRTTSWEPLS; via the coding sequence ATGACCGCGCCGAACCTCGACCCCATCGCCGTCCAGCTGCGCGCCGAACGCAAGCGGCGCAACCTGTCCCTACCGCGGGCCGCCGAGCTCGTCGGCCTGGAGGCCGTCGTGATCGGCTCGTACGAGCGCGGCGACCGGACCCCGCCCCTCGACCGGCTCCGCCAGTGGGTGGAGGGCCTGAACCACCGACTGCTGGCGGTGCCGACGTCGCCGACTGCGGAGGGTGCGCTTCGGGTCGAGTTCGGTGTCGCGTACGCCGATCGGGTCATTCCTTGCGAGTCCGAGGACTCGGCGGTCGAGCTGCGTCGTGGCTTGACGGGCTTGGCGGTTGTGGTGGCTCGGGCGGTGCGTACGACGAGCTGGGAGCCGCTGTCATGA
- a CDS encoding helix-turn-helix domain-containing protein gives MSDNPTVPTGRLRERAAEEIRVILARRRMSAAELARKTGIRQQNLSRRMTGETAFDLDDLEVIANALGIKVADLIRESEQGPQDMAP, from the coding sequence ATGAGCGACAACCCGACGGTGCCCACCGGGCGCCTCCGCGAACGGGCGGCCGAGGAGATCCGCGTCATCCTCGCCCGTCGCCGCATGTCCGCCGCCGAGCTAGCCAGGAAGACCGGCATCCGCCAGCAGAACCTCAGCCGGCGAATGACCGGCGAGACCGCGTTCGACCTCGACGACTTGGAGGTAATCGCCAACGCCCTGGGAATCAAGGTCGCAGACCTCATCCGCGAGTCAGAGCAAGGGCCGCAAGACATGGCACCATAG
- a CDS encoding AAA family ATPase produces MTDTHSADDEARDAAERVVLGAMLLSEAAIERATELLRVADFYRPRHAALFNRLLIQWAAQKPTDAQSIIVALSEADELGRLGGGAFLHDLIAPLPSVYSVDYHARTIIEHAGRRRFAEGLAKLDAAHRLTDTAVRAERVTAALGELVELGTPKTTVSEPDRGSELDAFLGQDDEDRYEWLIPGLIERGDRLILTGREGGGKSTLLRQIALQAASGVHPFGAATYAPLRVLVVDLENSERQLRRELRPVRLAAGTAYGGALVIKVRTDGLNLLDARDVDWFLSLVATHQPDMLITGPAYKMAAGNPIDEEPARIVAGYLDRIRVQHDCAIALEAHTPQGGYGKRPERPYGASLWLRWPEFGLFLSPEGHLRHWRGKRDASRDWPAALQRGGEWPWMPVTNTRDVVWARMVEEASKIDGQISNRALAKVIEVSEGTIRIVIKDHEAEWAAITSGLLGDDP; encoded by the coding sequence TTGACCGATACCCACTCCGCCGACGATGAAGCCCGGGACGCCGCCGAACGCGTCGTCCTGGGCGCCATGCTGTTGTCGGAAGCCGCGATCGAGCGCGCCACCGAGCTGCTACGCGTCGCCGACTTCTACCGGCCACGCCACGCCGCGCTGTTCAACCGGCTCCTCATCCAATGGGCCGCCCAGAAGCCCACCGACGCCCAAAGCATCATCGTCGCGCTGTCCGAAGCAGACGAGCTCGGCCGCCTCGGCGGCGGCGCCTTCCTGCACGACCTGATCGCACCGCTGCCCTCGGTCTACAGCGTCGACTACCACGCCCGCACCATCATCGAGCACGCCGGCCGCCGCCGCTTCGCCGAGGGCCTGGCCAAGCTCGACGCCGCGCACCGCCTCACCGACACCGCCGTCCGCGCCGAACGGGTCACCGCCGCACTCGGCGAGCTCGTCGAGCTCGGCACTCCCAAAACCACGGTCAGCGAACCCGACCGCGGTTCGGAGCTCGACGCGTTCCTCGGCCAGGACGACGAGGACCGTTACGAATGGTTGATCCCCGGCCTGATCGAGCGCGGTGACCGGCTGATCCTCACCGGCCGGGAAGGCGGCGGCAAGTCCACCCTGCTCCGTCAGATCGCGCTGCAGGCCGCATCCGGCGTGCACCCGTTCGGCGCCGCCACCTACGCCCCGCTCCGCGTCCTCGTCGTCGACCTGGAGAACAGCGAGCGGCAGCTACGCCGCGAGCTCCGCCCGGTCCGCCTCGCCGCCGGGACCGCGTACGGCGGCGCCCTGGTCATCAAGGTCCGCACCGACGGCCTGAACCTGCTCGACGCCCGCGACGTCGACTGGTTCCTGTCCCTGGTCGCCACCCACCAGCCCGACATGCTCATCACCGGGCCCGCCTACAAGATGGCCGCCGGCAACCCGATCGACGAGGAGCCGGCGCGGATCGTCGCCGGCTACCTCGACCGCATCCGCGTCCAACACGACTGCGCCATCGCCCTGGAAGCCCACACCCCCCAGGGCGGGTACGGCAAACGCCCGGAACGGCCCTACGGGGCGTCCCTGTGGCTGCGCTGGCCCGAGTTCGGGCTCTTCCTGTCCCCGGAGGGGCACCTGCGGCACTGGCGCGGCAAGCGCGACGCCAGCAGGGACTGGCCGGCCGCCCTGCAGCGGGGCGGGGAGTGGCCGTGGATGCCCGTGACGAACACCCGCGACGTCGTCTGGGCGCGGATGGTCGAGGAGGCGTCAAAGATCGATGGCCAGATATCTAACCGGGCCCTCGCGAAGGTCATCGAGGTCTCCGAGGGCACCATCCGGATCGTCATCAAAGACCACGAAGCCGAGTGGGCAGCGATCACGTCTGGACTGCTCGGCGATGACCCCTGA
- a CDS encoding helix-turn-helix domain-containing protein, which translates to MSYTVSGMREAVAENVRIELARRKMSAAELARRLGVPPQNLSRRMTGETPFDTDDLVQIANEFGISVTALLPVEQTASAS; encoded by the coding sequence GTGAGCTACACGGTTAGCGGTATGCGAGAGGCGGTCGCTGAGAACGTCCGCATCGAGCTGGCGCGCCGGAAGATGAGCGCCGCCGAACTGGCTCGTCGGCTCGGCGTTCCCCCACAGAACCTGTCTCGCCGCATGACCGGCGAGACCCCCTTCGACACCGACGACCTCGTGCAGATCGCGAATGAGTTCGGCATCAGCGTGACTGCGCTCCTGCCGGTCGAGCAGACCGCGAGCGCGTCATGA